The Plectropomus leopardus isolate mb unplaced genomic scaffold, YSFRI_Pleo_2.0 unplaced_scaffold21975, whole genome shotgun sequence sequence GCTTGACACCaacttctactgccattattataagtcatgcctccactatcaatatacagCTGTGACTGTTACTGTTCACAAGCTatcataaattgcatttattagttttattttcattactatTATGTAATATgatattgttaccattattgctgggttttataaaaaaaattgtttgactTGATCTTCCTGTCCTAACCCTTCTGTCCCCACTtgtctgtcctcagctgtctgtccCCGCCCTCCTGTCCTAACCTGTCTGTAGACGTCCTCCCACTCCCGGCGAAGCGGTCCCCAGGCCCCGGCGCTGGACGCCTTGCGGTCGAGACAGAGGCGGATCTGCTCCTCCAACTGCTGGTTCAGTGTCTCCAGTGCCCTCACTTTGTCCCGGTACTCCATCAGGCAACTGTTGAGTCCTGCCGCCGCTGCCCCGTGACCTGCCGCCCGCTCCCCAGCCCGTGGCAGCACCGGCGCCGCGCTGCTCCTCATGCCCTGCAGGAACACGCTGCTGATACCCAGAGCGCGCCGGGACACACGCGTCCCCAGGCATGAGGCCCCTCCCACAGGGGGGGCGGAGCCCACGAAGACACCACGGGGGGCAGCTGTGCCGGACGCGGAGATACGGCCGCAGGAGGCGGGCGCCGGGCGCTCGGAGGACGGCTGTCCCAGGAAGGAAGAGCGGCGTCGGGGCAGAGGCATGACGCTCAGCAGCTCCAGAGTCAAACCGCACAGAGCCGCTCAGCACCGGGATTTATGGGAGGACGGCCTTCTGGAAACATGGCCGCCTTTGTTCTGCCgctgtttgtgtgactgtggaCACACGAGTCTTTGTTCTCATGGAAACACAGAGCGGGAAAACTGCTGCGTCAGCAGCACTGGGGACAGGGAGGGACAGAGGGGGACAGGGAcgggagaggacaggagagaagaggaagggTCCTGAAACTCTCAGAGtggtcacacacactcaaaatacacacatactga is a genomic window containing:
- the LOC121965854 gene encoding phakinin-like, producing the protein MPLPRRRSSFLGQPSSERPAPASCGRISASGTAAPRGVFVGSAPPVGGASCLGTRVSRRALGISSVFLQGMRSSAAPVLPRAGERAAGHGAAAAGLNSCLMEYRDKVRALETLNQQLEEQIRLCLDRKASSAGAWGPLRREWEDVYRQVRTGGRGQTAEDRQVGTEGLGQEDQVKQFFL